A single region of the Sciurus carolinensis chromosome 14, mSciCar1.2, whole genome shotgun sequence genome encodes:
- the LOC124964659 gene encoding interferon alpha-5-like: MALPLAVLLALVVLSYKSTCSLGCDLPQIYNLGLETPERNEKGALMLLEKMRRVPTLSCLNYRKDFAFPQEQLDGEQVQKAQAVSVLHEMTQQVFNLFSTQESFAAWDKTLLDTFLTGLYQQLDDLKACVTQQVGVEEAPLRTLRKYFHRLTVYLKGRKYLPCAWEVVRAEIVRSFSSSANLYGRLRSKE; this comes from the coding sequence ATGGCCTTGCCCTTGGCTGTCCTGCTGGCCCTGGTGGTGCTCAGCTACAAGTCCACCTGTTCTCTGGGCTGTGACCTGCCTCAGATCTACAACCTGGGTCTTGAAACTCCTGAGAGAAATGAGAAGGGGGCCCTGATGCTCctggagaaaatgaggagagTTCCCACCTTGTCCTGCCTCAACTACAGAAAGGACTTTGCCTTCCCCCAGGAGCAGTTGGATGGTGAGCAGGTGCAGAAGGCTCAAGCTGTCTCTGTCCTCCATGAGATGACCCAGCAGGTCTTCAACCTCTTCAGCACCCAGGAGTCCTTTGCTGCTTGGGACAAGACCCTCCTGGACACATTCCTCACTGGCCTCTATCAGCAGCTGGATGACCTGAAAGCCTGTGTGACCCAGCAGGTGGGGGTGGAAGAGGCTCCCCTGAGGACTCTGAGGAAGTACTTCCACAGGCTCACTGTCTACCTGAAGGGGAGGAAATACCTCCCTTGTGCCTGGGAGGTGGTCAGAGCAGAAATCGTGAGATCCTTCTCTTCATCAGCAAATTTGTATGGAAGACTAAGGAGTAAGGAATGA